From one Flavobacteriales bacterium genomic stretch:
- a CDS encoding T9SS type A sorting domain-containing protein, which translates to MYRSLLSTAALAASFWCQAQGPMVHQVLVLSEGYYDYFGGGGQLVPVTLGSYDPAAGTYATVATINGPRFGSDVLVDEGIVFVATDDRVLRFDADTYQPLGEALVAGVRKLAIWGDALLITRGELGGLPHYFEARDKSTLDLLWTIDPTDGLTMSAEDVIVVGDKAYLAVNNAFDWSNLAGKVGVVDLVAQSYGTEIDLGLNGLNPEKLFVKDGDVLAFCNNDFTSSSISRVSVDGTPVLQYTTVVAENSGCAASALVEAEDKVYFLEYAQNELARFDLATGAVSDTLSGSPAIYGIIEDPINGVLYATTTDFFSAGDFHVLGLDGQVTATVPAAVSSGNLALDIRLSTGVPERDAASITVFPNPADHELFVQAPRAAAWVEVRDAAGRLVRREVMIPGVQHRLMVDGIAPGLYTVQAEGSSASRFTKR; encoded by the coding sequence ATGTACCGCTCTTTACTCTCAACAGCTGCGCTCGCAGCAAGCTTCTGGTGCCAGGCCCAAGGCCCCATGGTTCATCAGGTCCTCGTGCTCAGCGAAGGCTACTACGACTACTTCGGCGGCGGCGGACAGCTGGTGCCGGTGACCTTGGGCAGCTACGACCCGGCTGCAGGAACCTATGCAACCGTCGCGACCATCAACGGGCCGCGCTTCGGCAGCGATGTGCTCGTTGATGAAGGCATCGTGTTCGTAGCGACCGACGATCGCGTGCTGCGCTTCGATGCGGATACCTATCAACCGCTCGGCGAAGCCCTGGTGGCTGGTGTGCGCAAGCTGGCCATCTGGGGCGATGCGCTGCTGATCACCCGCGGCGAGCTGGGCGGCCTCCCCCACTACTTCGAGGCCCGCGACAAGAGCACGCTTGATCTGCTCTGGACAATCGACCCCACCGATGGACTGACCATGAGTGCCGAGGATGTGATCGTGGTTGGCGACAAGGCATATCTGGCTGTGAACAACGCCTTCGACTGGAGCAACCTTGCGGGAAAAGTGGGTGTGGTGGACCTTGTAGCGCAGAGCTATGGCACCGAGATCGACCTGGGGCTGAACGGGCTGAACCCTGAGAAGCTCTTCGTGAAGGACGGCGACGTGCTCGCCTTCTGCAACAACGATTTCACGAGCAGCAGCATCAGCCGCGTAAGCGTTGATGGGACCCCCGTGCTGCAGTACACCACGGTGGTAGCGGAGAATTCCGGCTGCGCTGCATCGGCGCTCGTGGAGGCCGAGGACAAGGTGTACTTCCTCGAGTACGCGCAGAATGAATTGGCGCGATTCGACCTGGCCACCGGCGCGGTGAGCGATACCCTGAGCGGCAGCCCGGCCATCTACGGCATCATCGAGGATCCGATCAACGGCGTGCTCTACGCCACCACCACCGATTTCTTCAGCGCCGGCGATTTCCATGTGCTCGGCCTCGATGGGCAGGTGACGGCTACTGTGCCCGCTGCCGTTTCCAGCGGGAATCTGGCACTGGATATCCGCTTGAGCACCGGTGTGCCTGAGCGCGATGCGGCGTCCATCACCGTATTCCCGAATCCAGCGGATCACGAGCTCTTCGTTCAAGCACCCCGCGCGGCCGCTTGGGTTGAAGTGCGCGATGCCGCAGGCCGCCTGGTACGGCGCGAAGTGATGATTCCCGGCGTGCAGCACCGGTTGATGGTGGACGGGATCGCGCCTGGCTTGTACACCGTTCAGGCGGAAGGTTCGAGCGCCTCGCGCTTCACCAAGCGCTGA
- a CDS encoding M1 family metallopeptidase, which yields MPSKLFLALSTAAIACTALAQDSPRYGRDKFRQLDQELPTPNEQRTASGAPGHAYWQMKADYDIHVEITEPKAGEGVLPKLTGRETITYHNQSPDKLEYLWLQLDQNIFEPGSDANLIRTGTLGDSVSLSQVDKWVNPFEGGYKITSVTDASGGKLKYTINKTMMRVDLPKPLAPGATFSFKVQWWNWINDRMKWGGRAGYEYFPDEDNYLFTIAHFYPRMAAYMDYSGWMHKQFLGQGEFTLDFGDYTLSITAPSDHIVAGTGDWANASSVLTPTQQKRLAQARTSDKPVMIVTPQEALDNEKERSSGTKTWVFMSKNVRDVAFASSRKFIWDAMNQPVKTNNVLCMSYYPKEGNPLWEQYSTKVVAHTIKTYSKFTADYIYPVAISVHTDRIGMEYPMICFNGGRPEKDGTYSERTKYGMIGVITHEVGHNFFPMIINSDERQWTWMDEGLNTFVQYLTEQEWDKDYPSWRGKPRNIVDYMKGDPNAAPDKVKARIEPIMTNSESITQFGNNAYGKPCTALNILRETIMGRELFDHAFKTYCDRWKFKHPTPADFFRTMEDASGVDLDWFWRGWFYTTDHVDIELANLRYKRLSPRDPLLAEKAKREEKAREIPDLSRQRNIDAKLDFVVDRDPATRDFYNSFDPLTATEREFAAYEKWKKTLKPEELALLNEDLHLYELSFKNIGGLVMPVILEWEYADGTKEIERIPAEIWKTSDEMSKVFVKRKEVKSVVLDPLLETADCDLNNNSWPPRMVPTRFDVFKEQQWRRPNPMQEERNRQTGGEMKGQ from the coding sequence ATGCCATCGAAGCTCTTCCTCGCCCTTAGCACAGCGGCTATTGCCTGCACCGCCCTCGCCCAGGACTCCCCCCGATACGGTCGCGATAAGTTCCGCCAGCTCGACCAGGAACTGCCCACGCCCAACGAGCAGCGCACGGCCAGCGGAGCCCCCGGCCATGCCTATTGGCAGATGAAGGCCGACTACGACATCCATGTGGAGATCACCGAGCCCAAGGCCGGCGAGGGCGTGCTGCCGAAGCTTACTGGCCGCGAGACCATCACCTACCACAACCAATCCCCGGACAAGCTCGAGTACCTCTGGCTGCAGCTCGATCAGAACATATTTGAGCCAGGCAGCGATGCCAACCTCATCCGCACCGGAACCCTTGGCGATAGCGTGAGCCTCTCGCAAGTGGACAAGTGGGTGAATCCCTTCGAGGGCGGCTACAAGATCACCAGCGTAACCGATGCCAGCGGCGGCAAGCTGAAGTACACCATCAACAAGACCATGATGCGGGTGGACCTGCCGAAGCCGCTCGCGCCCGGCGCCACCTTCAGCTTCAAGGTGCAGTGGTGGAACTGGATCAATGACCGCATGAAGTGGGGCGGGCGCGCCGGCTACGAGTATTTCCCCGACGAGGACAACTACCTATTCACCATCGCGCACTTCTATCCGCGCATGGCCGCCTACATGGATTACAGCGGCTGGATGCACAAGCAGTTCCTTGGCCAGGGCGAGTTCACGCTCGACTTCGGCGACTACACCCTCAGCATCACCGCACCCAGCGACCACATCGTGGCGGGCACCGGTGATTGGGCCAATGCATCCAGCGTGCTCACGCCCACGCAGCAGAAGCGTCTCGCCCAGGCCCGCACCAGCGACAAGCCCGTCATGATCGTCACCCCGCAGGAAGCGCTGGACAACGAGAAGGAGCGAAGCAGCGGCACCAAGACCTGGGTGTTCATGAGCAAGAACGTGCGTGACGTGGCCTTCGCCAGCAGCCGCAAGTTCATCTGGGACGCGATGAACCAGCCGGTGAAGACCAACAACGTGCTCTGCATGAGCTACTACCCCAAGGAGGGCAATCCGCTCTGGGAGCAGTATAGCACCAAGGTCGTCGCGCACACGATCAAGACCTACAGCAAGTTCACGGCGGACTACATCTACCCGGTGGCCATCAGCGTGCACACCGACCGCATCGGCATGGAGTACCCGATGATCTGCTTCAACGGCGGGCGCCCCGAGAAGGACGGCACCTACAGCGAGCGCACCAAGTATGGCATGATCGGCGTGATCACGCATGAGGTGGGGCACAACTTCTTCCCCATGATCATCAACTCCGATGAGCGGCAGTGGACCTGGATGGATGAGGGCCTCAACACCTTCGTGCAATACCTCACCGAGCAGGAGTGGGACAAGGATTACCCCAGTTGGCGCGGCAAGCCCCGCAACATCGTCGATTACATGAAGGGCGATCCGAACGCCGCGCCCGACAAGGTGAAGGCGCGCATCGAGCCCATCATGACCAACAGTGAGAGCATCACGCAGTTCGGCAACAACGCCTACGGCAAGCCTTGCACGGCGCTCAACATCCTGCGCGAGACCATCATGGGCCGCGAGCTCTTCGATCACGCCTTCAAGACCTATTGCGACCGGTGGAAATTCAAGCACCCCACGCCCGCCGATTTCTTCCGCACCATGGAGGATGCCAGCGGCGTGGATCTCGACTGGTTCTGGCGCGGCTGGTTCTATACCACCGACCATGTGGACATCGAGCTCGCGAACCTCCGCTATAAGCGCTTATCGCCGCGAGACCCTCTACTGGCCGAGAAAGCGAAGCGGGAGGAGAAGGCGCGCGAGATTCCCGACCTCAGCCGCCAGCGCAACATCGACGCGAAGCTCGATTTCGTGGTTGACCGGGACCCCGCCACGCGCGACTTCTACAACAGCTTCGATCCACTCACAGCTACCGAGCGCGAATTCGCCGCCTATGAGAAGTGGAAGAAGACTTTGAAGCCCGAAGAACTCGCGCTCTTGAACGAGGACCTGCACCTCTACGAGCTATCGTTCAAGAACATCGGCGGCCTGGTGATGCCCGTGATCCTGGAATGGGAGTACGCTGACGGGACCAAGGAGATCGAGCGCATCCCGGCCGAGATCTGGAAGACCAGCGACGAGATGAGCAAGGTCTTCGTGAAGCGCAAGGAGGTGAAGAGCGTTGTGCTCGATCCCTTGCTCGAAACCGCCGATTGCGACCTCAACAACAACAGCTGGCCGCCGCGCATGGTGCCCACGCGCTTCGATGTGTTCAAGGAGCAGCAATGGCGCAGACCGAACCCGATGCAGGAGGAACGGAACAGGCAGACGGGAGGGGAGATGAAAGGGCAGTAA
- a CDS encoding RecX family transcriptional regulator has product MPRKPSTSEAIAKARAYCARQERCQQEVRDKLYGWGEHKTQVEAIIAQLISEGFLNEARFAEHFAVSKLRQKGWGLRKIESALKQKRVSEPCIRAALGGIDHAERMEKLGGLLVKRWANEKEADPFRRRQKVIAYGLRRGFAMEEIERCLVDLP; this is encoded by the coding sequence ATGCCCAGGAAACCATCTACTTCCGAAGCGATTGCCAAAGCCCGCGCCTATTGCGCCCGTCAGGAGCGCTGCCAGCAGGAAGTGCGGGACAAGCTCTATGGCTGGGGAGAGCACAAGACGCAAGTGGAAGCCATCATCGCCCAACTCATCAGCGAGGGCTTCCTCAACGAGGCGCGTTTCGCGGAGCACTTCGCGGTGAGCAAATTGCGGCAGAAGGGCTGGGGCCTGCGCAAGATCGAATCGGCATTGAAGCAGAAGCGCGTGAGCGAGCCGTGCATCCGCGCGGCGTTGGGGGGCATTGATCATGCAGAGCGCATGGAGAAGCTGGGCGGGCTGCTGGTCAAACGATGGGCGAACGAGAAGGAAGCTGATCCGTTCCGCCGCCGGCAGAAGGTGATAGCCTATGGCTTGAGGCGCGGATTTGCCATGGAGGAGATAGAGCGCTGTCTCGTCGACCTCCCATAG
- a CDS encoding nucleotidyltransferase domain-containing protein: MLANEQLMESLRAYFAEQPVKHAYLFGSFARGVADESSDVDILVELDHSKPIGLGFVQMSLDLEALLGRHVDLVTTKGLSPHVKPFVDRDKKLIYARA, from the coding sequence ATGCTTGCGAACGAGCAACTCATGGAAAGCCTCCGGGCTTACTTCGCTGAACAGCCGGTGAAGCATGCATACCTCTTCGGCTCCTTCGCTCGTGGGGTGGCCGACGAAAGCAGCGATGTGGACATCCTGGTGGAACTGGACCACTCGAAGCCCATCGGCTTGGGGTTCGTGCAGATGAGCCTTGATCTGGAAGCGCTGTTGGGCCGCCATGTGGACCTTGTCACCACGAAAGGATTGAGCCCGCATGTGAAGCCCTTCGTTGATCGCGATAAGAAGTTGATCTATGCGCGCGCCTGA
- a CDS encoding DUF86 domain-containing protein encodes MRYATVKLIEVIGEAANMLTRELRQAHPEVPWRLVIGMRNRLVHDYFRIDTSIVAEVVRVHIPALKPQIEALLAGLPK; translated from the coding sequence GTGCGCTACGCAACAGTGAAGCTCATCGAAGTGATCGGCGAAGCGGCCAACATGCTCACCAGGGAATTACGGCAAGCGCACCCCGAGGTCCCTTGGCGGCTGGTCATTGGCATGCGGAACCGCTTGGTGCATGACTACTTCCGCATCGACACGTCGATTGTGGCGGAGGTGGTGCGGGTGCATATCCCGGCGCTGAAACCACAGATCGAGGCGTTGCTCGCTGGGCTACCGAAGTGA
- a CDS encoding Rne/Rng family ribonuclease: protein MSVDLVIRSAGGEVSIALLKDKVLSELHRERTERGFAVGDVYLAKVRKVAPGLNAAFVDVGHEKDAFLHYFDLGPQFKNSYKFTKGAVSGAVTSSLLADWKLDADIPKEGKLGDVVSASQSILVQIAKEPISTKGPRLTAEVTLAGRYMVLVPFINKISISSRLTDEVERKRLKELMMAIKPKGFGVIIRTNAADKASADLEADLKSLLERWDTMFRNLRNAIPPKKVLGEVDRTNAVLRDVLNKTFTGIHVDDELLADDIRTTLESIAPEKAGIVKHYKGKIDIFDNFGINKQIKQAFGKQVMLSSGAYLIIEKTEAMHVIDVNSGSRKGGNQAQEKNALDINIEAAQEIARLLRLRDMGGIICVDFIDLYEAENRRLLHKALKDAMEDDKAKHNVLPPSRFGVIEMTRQRVRPETEIDTSENCPTCNGTGEVGAPVLIIDEIENTLNYLLTEKDMSGLTLCVHPFIHAYLTKGLWSIQRKWYWRWKKWVKVKPEGALQYLAYSFQDGAGNEVPV, encoded by the coding sequence GTGAGCGTCGATCTGGTCATCCGGTCAGCCGGTGGAGAGGTCTCCATTGCCTTGTTGAAGGACAAGGTGCTGAGCGAGCTGCACCGTGAGAGGACCGAGCGCGGCTTCGCCGTGGGCGATGTTTACCTGGCCAAGGTTCGCAAGGTGGCGCCCGGCCTCAACGCCGCCTTCGTGGACGTCGGGCATGAGAAGGACGCCTTCCTGCATTACTTCGACCTGGGGCCGCAGTTCAAGAACAGCTACAAGTTCACCAAGGGCGCGGTGAGCGGAGCCGTCACCAGCAGCTTGCTCGCCGATTGGAAACTCGATGCCGATATCCCCAAAGAGGGCAAGCTCGGTGATGTGGTGAGCGCCAGCCAGAGCATCCTGGTGCAGATCGCCAAGGAGCCCATCAGCACCAAGGGTCCGCGCCTCACCGCCGAAGTGACCCTCGCCGGGCGCTACATGGTGCTGGTGCCCTTCATCAACAAGATCAGCATCAGCAGCCGCCTCACCGACGAGGTGGAGCGCAAACGCTTGAAGGAGCTGATGATGGCCATCAAGCCGAAGGGCTTCGGCGTGATCATCCGCACCAACGCCGCCGACAAGGCCAGCGCTGACCTCGAAGCCGACCTCAAGAGCCTGCTGGAGCGGTGGGACACCATGTTCCGCAACCTGCGCAACGCCATCCCGCCCAAGAAGGTGCTGGGCGAGGTGGACCGCACCAATGCCGTGCTGCGCGATGTGCTCAACAAGACCTTCACCGGCATCCATGTGGACGATGAGCTCCTTGCCGATGACATCCGCACCACATTGGAGAGCATCGCTCCGGAGAAGGCCGGCATCGTCAAGCACTACAAGGGCAAGATCGACATCTTCGACAACTTCGGGATCAACAAGCAGATCAAGCAGGCCTTCGGCAAGCAAGTGATGCTGAGCAGCGGCGCTTACCTGATCATCGAGAAGACCGAAGCCATGCACGTCATCGACGTGAACAGCGGCAGCCGCAAGGGCGGCAATCAGGCCCAGGAGAAGAACGCACTCGACATCAACATCGAGGCGGCCCAAGAGATCGCCCGCCTGCTCCGTCTCCGCGACATGGGCGGCATCATCTGCGTCGATTTCATCGATCTCTACGAAGCGGAGAACCGCCGCCTCCTCCACAAGGCGCTCAAGGATGCCATGGAGGACGACAAGGCCAAGCACAATGTGCTGCCGCCTTCACGCTTCGGCGTCATCGAGATGACACGCCAGCGCGTCCGCCCCGAGACCGAGATCGACACCAGCGAGAATTGCCCCACCTGCAATGGGACGGGAGAGGTCGGCGCACCGGTGCTCATCATCGACGAGATCGAGAACACGCTCAACTACCTGCTCACCGAGAAGGACATGAGCGGACTTACGCTTTGCGTGCATCCCTTCATCCACGCCTACCTCACGAAGGGACTCTGGAGCATCCAGCGCAAGTGGTACTGGCGCTGGAAGAAGTGGGTGAAGGTGAAGCCCGAGGGCGCGCTGCAATACCTCGCGTACAGCTTCCAGGACGGAGCAGGGAACGAGGTGCCGGTGTAG
- a CDS encoding HU family DNA-binding protein → MNGLTYRHKDGLRVRDARLYLRPQINRAMTKAELVGIISKKTGIERMIVLATVEAFMDEVKNQLAAGEPVHLRGFGSFIVKHRAQKTGRLLAQNTTIIIPAHDIPAFKPADVFVDQVKNRSAKPEGQ, encoded by the coding sequence ATGAACGGCTTGACATACAGGCACAAAGATGGGTTGCGCGTCCGGGATGCCCGTCTATATTTGCGCCCCCAAATCAATCGGGCTATGACGAAGGCGGAACTTGTGGGCATCATCTCGAAGAAGACGGGCATCGAGCGGATGATCGTGCTGGCCACGGTTGAGGCGTTCATGGACGAGGTGAAGAACCAGTTGGCTGCTGGTGAGCCGGTTCACCTGCGCGGCTTCGGCAGCTTCATCGTGAAGCATCGCGCCCAGAAGACCGGCCGCCTGCTCGCTCAGAACACGACCATCATCATCCCCGCGCATGACATCCCGGCCTTCAAGCCCGCCGATGTGTTCGTGGATCAGGTGAAGAACCGGTCGGCGAAGCCTGAGGGTCAATGA
- the mutY gene encoding A/G-specific adenine glycosylase, translated as MSSRSWFSRALLPWYRENQRPLPWRTSPDAYRIWLSEVILQQTRVDQGTAYWHRLVERYPTVSQLAKASEDQVLRLWQGLGYYSRARNLRTAAQQVVQEHGGKFPADHSALLKLKGVGDYTASAIASICFGIPEPVVDGNVYRVLSRVFGIATPIDCTAGKKEFRALAAELISREHPGDHNQAVMELGALLCTPKNPHCEECPLARKCIAKAEGRIDELPVKSVKAKTRTRHFNYLLIEAESRIYLQKRIGKDIWQGLWELPMIETEKPATASVLKKQGPYTSVKRIEGPVKHVLSHQAIRAVFWEVRVPARFTEPGSWVLMNERQVDRYAKPRLIERYLSERKAVK; from the coding sequence ATGTCAAGCCGTTCATGGTTCAGCCGCGCCTTGCTCCCGTGGTACCGCGAGAACCAGCGCCCGCTTCCATGGCGCACCAGTCCCGATGCTTACCGCATCTGGCTGAGCGAGGTAATACTGCAGCAGACCCGGGTGGACCAAGGCACAGCCTACTGGCACCGCCTCGTGGAGCGCTACCCCACCGTGTCTCAATTGGCCAAGGCCTCTGAGGACCAGGTGCTTCGCCTCTGGCAAGGGCTGGGCTATTACAGCCGGGCCCGCAACCTGCGCACGGCTGCCCAACAGGTGGTGCAGGAGCACGGCGGAAAATTCCCTGCCGACCACTCGGCCCTGCTGAAGCTCAAGGGCGTAGGCGACTATACTGCCTCGGCCATCGCCAGCATCTGCTTCGGCATTCCGGAGCCGGTGGTTGATGGCAACGTTTACCGGGTGCTCAGCCGGGTCTTCGGCATAGCCACCCCAATTGACTGCACCGCTGGAAAGAAGGAGTTCCGGGCTCTCGCAGCTGAACTGATCTCGCGCGAGCACCCCGGTGACCACAATCAAGCGGTGATGGAACTGGGCGCCCTGCTTTGCACGCCGAAGAATCCGCACTGCGAAGAATGCCCGTTGGCACGCAAGTGCATTGCCAAGGCCGAAGGGCGCATCGACGAACTACCCGTGAAGAGCGTCAAGGCGAAGACCCGCACGCGGCACTTCAACTACCTGCTCATCGAGGCGGAGAGCCGCATCTACCTGCAAAAGCGCATCGGCAAGGACATCTGGCAGGGGCTCTGGGAGCTGCCGATGATCGAGACCGAAAAACCAGCGACGGCTTCAGTGCTGAAAAAGCAAGGCCCTTATACCAGCGTGAAGCGGATTGAGGGTCCGGTGAAGCATGTGCTCAGCCATCAAGCGATCCGTGCGGTCTTCTGGGAAGTTCGCGTTCCGGCACGATTCACTGAGCCAGGAAGCTGGGTGTTGATGAATGAGAGGCAGGTGGACCGATACGCGAAGCCCCGGCTGATCGAGCGCTACCTATCCGAGCGGAAGGCGGTGAAGTGA
- the ssb gene encoding single-stranded DNA-binding protein, which yields MSGVNKVILIGNLGADPEVRHLQNGAAVANFRIATSETYKDKTTGEKREQTEWHSIVAWRGLAEIVEKYLRKGSKVYVEGKLRTRQWQDKDGNTRYTTEIHADEMNMLDRANAGGAAPQGQQQPSAFTQATAPAGNFADEVDDLPF from the coding sequence ATGTCCGGCGTGAACAAAGTGATCCTGATCGGCAACCTCGGCGCCGATCCCGAAGTGCGGCACCTGCAGAACGGCGCCGCTGTGGCCAATTTCCGCATCGCCACCAGCGAGACCTATAAGGACAAGACCACCGGCGAGAAGCGCGAGCAGACCGAGTGGCACAGCATCGTGGCGTGGCGCGGCCTGGCCGAGATCGTGGAGAAGTACCTGCGCAAGGGCAGCAAGGTGTACGTGGAAGGCAAGCTCCGCACCCGCCAATGGCAGGACAAAGACGGCAACACGCGCTACACCACCGAGATCCACGCGGATGAAATGAACATGCTCGACCGCGCGAATGCCGGCGGTGCGGCTCCACAGGGGCAGCAACAGCCTTCCGCCTTCACGCAGGCCACCGCGCCAGCCGGGAACTTCGCCGACGAGGTGGACGACCTGCCCTTCTAG
- the gldE gene encoding gliding motility-associated protein GldE: protein MYWRPLDAATAGILVVIALLLVCSAAFSASEVALFSLTPTQLRDLKERGGSWGKRVLDLLSKPRRLLATILIANNFVNVGIVILSTVAVSSLLDVARMPTYLVFIIQVLAVTAVLLLLGEVLPKVYATANNMRVAQLMAGPLLALRLVFRPVSEALVRSATWFEKRYQKRAAQPISMDALGHALELTKDASTTAEEQRILRGIVKFGNIEVKQVMRPRTEVVAFDRELSFKELLLAIVDSGFSRVPVYQDTMDRVVGLLYIKDVLPHIHQGDFDWHSLLREPYFVPENKKLDDLLQEFQQEKVHVAVVVDEHGGTSGIITLEDVIEEIVGDITDEFDEEDLIYSKLDDRTWVFEGRAPLPDVYRVLGIDGQVFEEHKGESGTLGGFVLELTGRIPKKGEQVALRNFTFVVEASDNKRIRRVKLTMHDEAKS, encoded by the coding sequence CTGTACTGGCGCCCGCTCGATGCGGCCACGGCGGGCATCTTGGTGGTGATCGCGCTCCTGCTGGTGTGCAGCGCGGCCTTCAGCGCGAGCGAGGTGGCGCTCTTCTCACTCACGCCCACCCAGCTGCGCGACCTCAAGGAACGCGGCGGCAGCTGGGGCAAGCGCGTGCTCGACCTGCTGAGCAAGCCGCGCCGGCTGCTGGCCACCATCCTCATCGCGAACAACTTCGTGAACGTGGGCATCGTGATCCTCAGCACCGTGGCGGTGTCCTCGCTGCTCGATGTGGCGCGCATGCCCACCTACCTGGTCTTCATCATACAGGTGCTGGCCGTCACCGCGGTGCTGCTGCTGCTGGGCGAAGTGCTGCCCAAGGTGTACGCCACGGCCAACAACATGCGCGTGGCCCAGCTCATGGCCGGCCCGCTGCTCGCGCTGCGCCTCGTGTTCCGCCCGGTGAGCGAGGCGCTGGTGCGCAGCGCCACATGGTTCGAGAAGCGCTACCAGAAACGCGCGGCGCAACCGATCAGCATGGATGCGCTCGGCCACGCGCTGGAGCTCACCAAGGATGCCAGCACCACCGCCGAGGAGCAGCGGATCCTGCGCGGGATCGTCAAATTCGGCAACATCGAGGTGAAGCAGGTGATGCGCCCGCGCACAGAGGTGGTGGCCTTCGACCGCGAGCTCAGCTTCAAGGAACTGCTCCTGGCTATAGTCGATAGCGGATTCTCGCGCGTGCCCGTGTATCAGGACACGATGGATCGCGTGGTGGGCCTGCTCTACATCAAGGACGTGCTGCCGCACATCCACCAGGGCGACTTCGATTGGCACTCCTTGCTGCGCGAGCCATACTTCGTGCCGGAGAACAAGAAGCTCGATGACCTGCTCCAGGAATTCCAGCAGGAGAAGGTGCACGTGGCGGTGGTGGTGGACGAGCACGGCGGCACCAGCGGCATCATCACCCTGGAGGATGTGATCGAGGAGATCGTGGGCGACATCACCGACGAGTTCGACGAGGAGGACCTGATCTACAGCAAGCTCGACGACCGCACCTGGGTCTTCGAGGGCCGCGCGCCGCTGCCCGATGTGTACCGCGTGCTCGGCATCGATGGGCAGGTCTTCGAAGAGCACAAAGGCGAGAGCGGCACCTTGGGCGGCTTCGTGCTCGAACTCACCGGCCGCATCCCGAAGAAGGGCGAGCAGGTGGCGCTGCGCAACTTCACCTTCGTAGTGGAGGCCTCGGACAACAAGCGCATCCGGCGCGTGAAGCTCACCATGCACGATGAAGCGAAGAGCTGA
- a CDS encoding COX15/CtaA family protein, with protein MLDSKRLRSVVIWLLTGCAMIALMVVIGGITRLTGSGLSITEWDPIMGALPPMDDAAWQAAFDNYKLIPEYQLVNSHMQLADFKEIFFWEWAHRNWGRLMGIVFIVPFLFFWRKGLLKGWLMKRTLWIMVGGGVVASLGWFMVLSGLVDQRDANGQLLVSVSHYRLAIHLCAAFTVFCMVLWTVFDIRSGRRGIQSDGSMAGLWSRALLVLLAVQIIWGAFTAGLEAGHGYDTWPLMDGTFLPENATALDSHWLNFTARKDGVQFIHRNLAWLVAAGFVVFAWRFRAVKHLPWRLLISAVVIQFALGVITILTQVHITMAVLHQLGALLLLTALMKAIHVTGRPTPG; from the coding sequence ATGCTCGATTCCAAGCGACTGAGGTCCGTGGTGATCTGGCTGCTCACCGGCTGCGCCATGATCGCGCTCATGGTGGTGATTGGCGGGATCACGCGGCTCACGGGAAGCGGCCTCAGCATCACGGAATGGGATCCCATCATGGGCGCATTGCCGCCAATGGATGATGCGGCCTGGCAGGCGGCCTTCGACAATTACAAGCTGATCCCCGAATACCAATTGGTGAACAGCCACATGCAGTTGGCCGATTTCAAGGAAATCTTCTTCTGGGAATGGGCCCACCGCAATTGGGGGCGCTTGATGGGCATCGTGTTCATCGTGCCTTTCCTGTTCTTCTGGCGCAAGGGCTTGTTGAAGGGCTGGTTGATGAAGCGCACGCTGTGGATCATGGTCGGCGGAGGCGTGGTGGCGAGCCTCGGCTGGTTCATGGTGCTGAGCGGACTGGTGGACCAGCGCGATGCCAATGGCCAGTTGCTCGTGAGCGTGAGCCATTACCGGTTGGCCATCCACCTATGCGCGGCATTCACGGTGTTCTGCATGGTGCTGTGGACGGTCTTCGACATCCGCAGCGGCAGGCGCGGTATTCAGTCGGACGGCTCAATGGCGGGCTTGTGGTCTCGCGCACTGCTGGTGCTGCTTGCGGTGCAGATCATCTGGGGCGCCTTCACCGCCGGCCTCGAAGCGGGCCACGGCTACGACACCTGGCCGCTGATGGATGGCACCTTCCTGCCGGAGAATGCCACGGCGCTCGATTCGCACTGGCTGAATTTCACCGCCCGCAAGGATGGCGTGCAGTTCATCCACCGCAACCTGGCTTGGCTGGTGGCTGCAGGCTTCGTCGTATTTGCATGGCGGTTCCGAGCGGTGAAGCACTTGCCATGGAGGCTGCTGATTTCTGCGGTCGTCATCCAGTTCGCGCTGGGAGTGATCACGATTCTGACCCAAGTGCATATCACCATGGCCGTCCTGCATCAGTTGGGCGCGCTGCTCCTGCTGACGGCGCTGATGAAGGCCATTCACGTTACCGGGCGCCCCACTCCAGGGTAG